The nucleotide window tttcttctaatagtgtgtctcaaaaaattattaaaatcgggtcataacttccccaagctcccatatacctaattattggtttttagaaaaataaagtcttggatatagtgtacctgggtggtgaaaatgagtgaaacctcagccctcatataccatatatggtGATTTTCGTTAATCTTGTGGTATTTAAGCCGAatgtatgggtcaaattgtattatCGTTATAAaagtacatcaataaattgcgagatataaaatgttcggttccacccgaacttagcctttcctaacttgtttttttgttatattcatCCCTTCGATAATAAGTGTTTTGGAGTAACCAAATACGCTCGAATAACATGTCACATTATAACTTTTTCGTGGTTTAAAACTATTAATTCGTTCTCTCTTAACATTTATCCGCCATATACTTGCACTTCTAATGAACTCTtctatatatatagctatatctTCACGATTTATTCTATATAAACGCTGCCATATTTATGCATATCCGAATATAGTATTCGTTAATTATGTGGTAAACAGCAACGTGGCAATGTTTTCAGTCCTTCAATTATATGTATTActtattgtttttttgcttccatttaatcataatatttttcaattcttaATATAACTTATTGTTTGCAATTATGCTGGTCATATTCATATCAATATTTAGTAACAACATTCTATTTGTAATACATGTTTTGTGAGTTGTCTTTATATTTCTTACGgcgtgtttaatattttttctttcgtcATATCGTATAAGTAACCTTCAGCAGCATCTGTTATGTACGTgtgtaagaaagtgaaccttcataaatacataaatacatttaaactaACTCATTGAtacttatgtacttatatatgcaTGATAATATCGAACGTCATTCATTGCCGCAAAATATTCTGGCTAATTGGAGACGCCGTTTACACAATAATTGTCACATAAACTTTTGCACattcaaaatttttcttaatttgttcCCTCTTAtaacttatttatgtatatagtattatttttatttttatttttgatagatGCATAATCATATTGTTTTATAACATTATAGCTACTAGGCCAATGACATTTACtcaatgtatacacatatatatgtaagtatgtaactACTGTATATAGGTATGTTTAcacattacatatatatgtatatattcatcacatataaatatatagtgaaTACTCTAAAGAATCAATCACAAAATCAAATCTAATTCATGATGCACTAAGAGGGCGGatgagtttttttttgaaatggtGGGTGACGTGACGTAAGATGTGAGTAGTTAATTGAACAGTTGATAGGTAGACGAAAGACATTATGAGTCTCATTAAGTTGAGGATCATAGCTTGGATTATTCGCTCTCTAAAAAAAATCGCTATGTAAAATTTTGGATTCTCCCTgaataattccaaaaaaatttataatagttACAATAATTCAGAATTCGCAGTGTCAGGGGAACTGTTTTATTATCGCACTTCCTCACATTAATGGGGTTTCCGGGATAAATCAAGGAAACAATTTTTGAGTTTAACATCTTCGTCTTCTGTATACTATTATATTGAAAAGTACGAAAGAGTTGAGGACACGGATTCATAAACATGGTACAATAAATCTttgctaattaatttttctgaCAGTTTAGGCAATATTGCAAGGCTGAACAAGTTCGGTAGGTTTGTGATTCAATTTAACTTTTCATACAACCAATATAGATCCTTACACCTCTTCAGACTTACCActctaaatttttatatgacTGTAGCTTTAGTCCTCATTGAGACCATTTAGTTCGACGCTCTGTGACTCAAGACTACGTTTGAGATCTGCAATTGTGCTGAGAATCATTTGCTTTTTATTGACATCAACTGTATTATCCCCGTTAGAATATTCTCCCACCGATTGTTGTAAATCCTGACTGCTTGTGTGCGTGTTTAAGCGTGGATTCGACCTTTGACGCTCACGACGCCGCAGATTATGAATTTTTGCTAACATTGCTTGTTTTGGGATTTCTAAGATAATGCTTTTAgttaatttcttccaaaaataaacaataattttatcgCAACACTTACCGGCCTCCAAGTCGAAACTCTTTTTGATGCGCTCAAATGTCGAGCTGCCGCTGTAAACCTTTCTCTTCAGCGGCTCGCTCTGTGGACAGGCTTGCATTATCCTTGCCTGCCGCTTAGCCGCTGAACTCGCTGACTTCCCCTCCAAACTGGTCACATTGTGATTAGACAAATCTGCTTCATCGTAGCGTGAAAGTCTCTCGAACTCAGGCAAATAATTGTGATTTACCGCATCGACGGCTGTCGCGGCGTGGACCTGTGTCGTCTGCGCACCATAATCATTACTTAGCTGATTATCATCATAAGCTTTGCTTTGAAACTCTGAATCAGAGTCGCTATCAATGTTTTGAATACGTTGCAAATAAGCGCCAGACTTGTGACGCGACACTGGCGACTGACTGCGGAATCGGCGTTCTTGAATAGATGTGGAAGTTGGGCTCGGTGGCATACGTCGTCCATTCAGTTGTAACTGTGGAGACTGTGGAGGTTTCGTTGCGTCCACCGCCTTGCGAGGTGGTATCTCTGGCGGCACATTTTGATTGATGAAATTCGTTATGTGGGTTTTCCGTGGACTGTAGCGGCTGAAGCGTGGGCTATTAGGTGCTGACGCAGGCGCATGCCTCAGTAAGTCTATACGCCGATTAATAGCGGCGGCCaaatcttgttgttgctgcttttgttgtttctctAAATGGATAGCATCCAAAGAACGTTGCTGTGCTTGTTTCAGTTGTTCGCGACGTGTTTCTGTTTCGCAGTTTTTCAGCATTTCTACACGCTTATTGGCCAGAGGGTTGACTCGACGTGGACTTGAGACGGGTGTGTCCCGTGGTATGCTGGTATGTAAGGGAAATTTGTTGaacttattttttcttgtaaatCGGTACTTACCTTTGCATACTGTTTTTCATGGATACTAGTAAGGATTCAGCTTCTTGTATTAGTTGTCTATACTTAACATCCGCCTCTAAATCCGCTTTCAGCAAAGCCCGTTCACTCTCCGCGATTGTCATAAAACGCTTGGTGTCGCGTACTTCTGTAAATACTAGTGAGCTAGATCTGTTCGTAAGTGGTGAAGTCTCATAAATTCTAAAAGGATAACACAAGTTAGCAAAATGCCTGTTTTCCGCCAAATATAGTACACGTATGTACCTATTCTTTGCTGTGATATGTCTTTGTCGGCGCACGCAAACTGGCGTACCGCCAACACTGCGTGACTTTCGAGTTTTGTGTGGCGAATTTGGTTGTTCGTTACGGTTTTCAGCACTCTTCTTGCGTGTCTTCAGAAAGCGCTTACGTCGTCGCTGTGAGCTACTTCCAGCAGCCACGACTGTATTCGTTTCCTCTTGTGTGTTCTTCAAACTTCTAGAGCTTCTCCGCGAACGCACGGATGCGCGCTTTCCACCTTGTTGGTGTACCGATTTCGGACTCTGGTTGTAGTAATAACAACTGCCTAAATTGCAATCCGAGTCCCTACGTTCCGAAACCTCCTGTATAGATGAGGTATCAATGAAATCGATGTCGAGCAGTTCGTCAGTATCACATTCATCCCCCGCATCCTGTCCCGTGTCCAAATCAGAGGGGCAATCAGTTTGATCCGAATCACTGCTGCAAGGTGTTCGATTAAAATACTCATTAAAACTGTATTACCAACTGTTGCAAGCTTCTATCTACCTGAGTATATCAGTCTCCTTCTCATACACATAACTCTCATCAAACTTTCCCATCATCTCGTTCAACGTGGCATCATCGTCACTTAATATCGGCTCCCTGTTGTTTCCAACGCGCTCGCCATTTATAACGCACACACCTGCCAACACCGCAGACAGAGGCTGACCCACCTTCATCTGCAATTGCTCTGCACGCTTGCGACGCACAGTGTTGGGTGTGTAGTTCCTTTGCATATTTTCCACTTCAGTCAAAGACGAAGAGCTCTCTGTGGACTCGTATCCAGCAGTCAACTTGCCAACATTGTTCctaaaagcatataaaaattaagcattttAATTATGGCCTCCTCCTTTGTTCTCTTCTCTTTGCCGAGAAACTACACTTGTGTGGCAGAAAGCGCATTGTGACGAAGTATCCGATTGCGCTTTCTGCGTTATACTCGGCCACTTACATGTCACTTGTCTGTTGGATGTGTTGCACTCCCCGTCGTCCATCTGTTGTTGCATTGCTGGATCTCTTTCCAGAGGATGATGTGCTTGCGGCATCATGTTCCCTCCGCCCACCTCCCGCACTGCCACTTGTCATCATCTTACCCTGTTTCTGCTGTCGCAGTGGCGTGCCGACAGCCTCCGGCAGCCTCGTTGAGTGCGCTGACGAGGAAATCGTCGACGTGTCAGATGTTGTTGACATCGCCGTTGGCGGCGGctgtgttggtggtggtggtggcaaaaATGCCAGCACATTTTGCACACTCACATCACCCGCCGCTGGCGCATTTGCTTCCGTTGTGAGATACCACGGATTCGTACGTATACGGCAACGTTGTCTGGGGGATGGTGCTGTGCGATTGTTGAGGAAGAGAACATTTTTGAAGCGTGACAATGACATTCAGTTATGATATTGATCCTCGAAGTCAATGATTTGGTTTATACTTTAATGGCATAATAAATAAGACTTACATTCAAAACCCTTCAAGGTGGGCAAAACAATGGTGTTACGCAACGGCAAAGGACTGTGTCGGCCAACACTGTCGGGTGGTTGAATGGCATGTGGAGCATCTAATGGTATAAATGGTTCGTGATGcatgccattgttgttgctacaaccTTGGCCCATATCATACGAATCGGCACGCTTGTATAGACTGGAAGCATTGGCAAAGGAGGTCTTCGGCTGGAAAAGGGAGAATAATATAGGAGCATTtaatttcgtatatttttgttaaataatatatattttaaacaaatatttcctatctatttagatttttatattacagtggagcttccataacttgaacttcaataactcgaagatctccataactcgaacttatgaattggcaatagcgtttaaatacaaatcaaatttcatacaactttccttccataacttgaacttcaataactcgaagttctccataactcgaactcttgaagcggcaatagaagtcaaattttatacagatttccttccataaatcgaacttttcgaccagaccataatacaaaatttaaaattttactatcgagggaaaattttaaaggaatcactatattcgtatggaggtgaacgagaaaaattatattacacttatagatttcataaatcgtgttaacaaaggcatgagatacagacgtcaagagccaaacaatagcaaagtgcaacaaacaaaattatagaaaacatgtgttaatgtatttaaataaaactttttgcgaagtaaataactaaaactgtgggtaaatctatattttacagctttttaaaaaatacatgttATAATGCAaagttctataactcgaagtctcgcTAAGTCGAAGTTTGTTTGTgggttatggtgattcgagttagagaagttccactgtattaggAAACCATTATTAATGGATTCtcccaaaacaaatttttgagaaaagacCTTAAAAAATATGTCTTATTAAAAACAAGCGTCCTATATAACAGCTGCTTTGTTGTATAGGAAAGATGAGAGTCTAATTTTACcagagaattatttttttttttatttttaggatatttaaagaataagaaGTTTCAACCATATTCGAATCAGCCCCTAAATTTAAGGTGCATAATTTCGAATATGATAATGGTTTTCATTTACTTTGTTTTCTACTTCTTACCATTGGATCTATAGGTGACATTTCCTCTATTTTATTCAGACCAAATTTGTAACGCTGCGCCTCGATAGCCAGTGAGTTAACGCTCTTCGGGAAGTAATGCGTACCGGTACGCATATTGATATAGTATTCTGGTGGTGTGTAAATGGCGCCTGGCGAAGTACCGTCGGTGGAGTAGCCAGTAGAGTAGGCACTTTCCGGCGATGAGAGACTATGAAGCGGTACTCCGGCCACACTGGCTCCTTGCTGTGCACCATTTAGAACATGCCCATTGGCAAAGCGACCTCCACGTAAACGTGCGCGCTGACAGTGCATGGTCGCTGGACTGTTGACATTACCCGACTGATGACTCGAGGAAAACTCGGCTGCGGTACTGCACATGTATCCATTAGCGGAAGTTTGATATTGTTGTAATATATATTCAGCGCTGCCGCTTTTTACGTATGTCATCGAGCCGTTCGCATTCAAGCTGTCATTCGAGTTGCTACAGCTCTGAATCTTATACGGCAAGAGGCGTCCGTAGCGCGTGGATGCGTCATCCTGCGAGCGACGATCTGCATAGAGCGAACGCGCTGCTGTAAACGAAGTGAGCTGCTCGGATTTGGGACGTTCATGTATAAGGAAAGGATTATTACTATTGTAACTGGAACTGCAATGTTCCGGATGACGTAGAATTGTGCGTATCTCCTCATAGTGAACGGTATTTGGATCCTCCTCTTCGAAATGTTGTAAATCGTTGATGCTGTTATTAGGTTGCTCAGGAGCAGGCAGAGGTTTGGAAAATGtactattattattgctgttgttgtggcttgTGTTGTTATTGGGATTGCTGCTGGAGTTCATGGAAGGCTCCTTAGAACCAGTGGACCACGACAATGACGAAATCGATGAGGAGGAACAATCGGCGGgatgtggttgctgttgttgtgggaTAGTATTCTGGGACAACTGTGAatgttggtgttgctgctgttgttggggTATATGATGATTGTACGATTGTGTGAAAGACCTTGCCTGCAATGAACGATCATCACTGGAATTATCCTTGCTGTTTGGCACTGTATATGGAGGTTGTTGTAGCTGCGGtggatgctgttgctgttgatgatgatggtgaTTTGTGTGATGCGACTGGCTGCGTACGCGATGTTGTGGCGCATATAGGAAATTGTCGGATTTCGGTGAAGTGATTGTCTCCTGATCCGGTGACTGCCAACCGTAACGACTCTGTGTCTAATggagaacaaaacaaaaagagaaATTAGCAAAAACACACAAAGAACGCGCCCCAGACCCAAATAGCTAATCATCCCTATGGAGATTTAAGTGGGCCACTATATATCAACATTCCCGCAGTGAACTTACATGGCCTTGAATGGGCGAGACTTCACGTCGCCTGACCGGACTAGCAATGACACTGCCGCAGCCACTGCCACAGCCACCACCTCCACCGCCACCATTGTGATGATTAGCACCGAATGAGGACATCGTGCCGGGCGAAACCATTACCGTCGTCATTGTCGGCGCCGCGGACGCAGACGAGTTGTTGGCAGTGATTGATGGTGACGTGGAAGACGCGCCATTACTGCGCGCGTGATGAAGCGTAAAAATAGAGCTCGAATTCGAGCTGGAAATCTTCTTGTTGTTGCCACCGTAATGCTGATACGCCTCATGACTGCAGCCCGCGGCCGTGGCGGCACTAACAGTACTGCTGAAAGAAAAATGCGCAAAAAAGGAGcaatgaatacaaaataaatatggaactGCTGACAAATCTAAACTTGAAATGGATTCTGAGTGCACAAGCATTTGCCAGTTTTATTTTACCtgtttgtagttttatttttggCGCCCTTCTTACGCGGGCGCCCTATGTGGTTCTCCATCCATGAACgtaatttcgaaccgaacatcGTGTCCGTATATTTAGTTGTTGTTCGAGCGATTTAAGCTTTAATGTTTACTATTATATTCCTGTAGATTATTCTTATGACTTATTATGACTATGTATTGACTTGAGCATTGCTTAATTGTTTATCATTTCGGTTTTATTCCTGTATATATTGAAAACAATGGACGGATTTCGTCAAATCATCGCACAAGACTGAAAGAAGAGaagaatatttgtaaattaaataaaaatacaatttttaaattaatacaatttaaaactaatgtaaaatatgaatattatgtATTGGTATTCGATATGATGCATCGAAACATGACATCGAAGTTGTGCGATGCATCGAAAGTatcaaaaaagtttttgtttgcatatgtttatgtaatATTACTTTGCAAGTTTTGaaagaataatattaaaaacaactttgctaaattaaatattcaattgtttcagtttataaaaataatataatacaatgaTGTAGCAACAATTGTTAAGGTTTTGAAAGCTACTCTTCCAATTGGAGTGCGCAAATGTATAAGGAAAGCTCGTCTAACATATCCAACAAATTTAGTTTCATTAATTCCCCATTCTTCGCATGTCTTCAAAATTTGTTCGTTTATATATTCAGATGTAGGCCTTTGATCTAGTTCAAATACACCAATAGTTAAAGATTTGTGTTTCGAACATTTTTTGATGGCTTGCGTTTGTCATTTTAAAGCAAGTTCCCAACGAGACAAATCCAACAAAAAAATGGATGCTTCGGATAAAAACATCGAAGTAGCGGGAATATCAACCACCATTCGAGCTTCGAATTTGAGCGATGTATCAGATtaaaaaaacatcgatgtttcgtaCAACGATGCATATCGGTCATCACTAAAGGCCGAAATGCGTAAGAACGAAGAGATTAAAAAAATGGGTGACATGGGTAAAGGTTTTAAGACCGGGGCATTTTCTTGTAGAAACCAAGTAGGTATCCAGGGCATTCTGGATTTATGGAGGATTCTCCAAGCTTCTAAAAttgcagtgaaagtacaacaccaggagatggcgcaCTCGATTCCCTAAtcaatgacgatggaacagatgttccattccCGATTATGAAGAAATAGCAATTACTCgcttaaataacaacaaaacgacGGGAAccaatgcacagtggttcccCCCATagtccaaaaatcaaaaaaccgaTAGCAAAATAGTTTGACATTGATTGTCTCTAAAATGtccaaaattttatatagtaAAACAGTTTTATCAGGAAATCTAACGGGACTTTCCAAAAATAGAATCGAAGACGTCAGTACATGTTCGTCGAATATTTACTTTCCTgaatttgaatgattttaaaTGTACTCTTAAGTGAacggtatgtatatattttatgttccaataataataaaagctaatttgtgttgtatttttttattaaagcttttCTTTAccttgttttttgtatattttgtatgcgTCTTTGTTATGTTTAGTTCAAGTTTTATTTGTGTTCCCCCCTCTCccctttcattttttttgtccAGTATATATGTGGGTGTCTTAAGTTGATATAaaagatacatatatgcataatctACAATATACTAACGCCATCTTTTTTCTTTAAGGTCAAATTTGCCTTGTAAAGTACTATAACtcagcaataaataaagttataaaaacaaaattgggtacaaaggatcacattAAACAGGTGAATATTtggataacttttttttttgggtaagtgggcgtgaccacgcccatttatggttttgtgcatatctcataaactgctAAAGTTAAATCAACCAAATTTTCTGGAGTCATATCCTTTAAGCACTTGATTATACAGTATGAAAATggtggaaatcggattataaccaagcTCCCCTCCCATACAAGTGTTATGctgaaaactactaaaggtgctttaattcagtaaggaaaaatacCAGAAATCCTAAATTTTATCGTAAAGATGGACCGGAAAAGCTGCATTAAACTTGGCATAATAAATTAACAATAGGCGTGGCGAcgcctacttatgggttaataaacatacctcaggaactactcaaccaattccAACGAAATTCAGTTCTTAATTGTTTTGCCTCCCAATACTAATTGGCGAAGTCGGTTTACAACACTtacaccacaattttgaagtccatccgatacaaataaaaaagtaaagaagTGATTTTTATACcgtcgcaacaaaagttgctaagagagtattatagttctggtcacataacggttatttgtaagtcataaaactaaacgagttagatataggtttaaatatatcaaaatgatcaggatgacgagacgagttgagatccggatgtctgtctgtccgtccgtccttctgtccgtgcaacggataacttgagtaaaaattgagatatcttaacgaaacttggaacacgtattccttggcaccctgaggaggttactttcaaaatcggaccattgccacgccaacaaaacctataaattgtcataactaagccatagataaagttatgaaaataaaatttggaacataggattgtattagagaggggcacatttggatgtaatttttttggaaaagtgggcatgaccccgccctcaaatagattttttatatataactcgcaaaccaataaagctatataaaccaaacgtttcgtttcttttagccttttccttatacagtccaaaaatgaaagaaatcggataataaccacgcccacctcccatacaaaggttaggttgaaaatgactaaaagtaggttaactcactaatgagaaacctcagaaacactaaattttacagaagaaatagtagaatgaagctgcactcagatttttttacaaaattaaaaatgggcgtggcatcgcccacttatgggtcaaaaaccatatctcaggaactactcgacagatttcaatgaaattcggtacataataccttTTTGACACCCTGTGTCATATGTGAAAAatggttcataaccacgacaacttcccttCTTTTCCTTCACctttgattccttcactttat belongs to Zeugodacus cucurbitae isolate PBARC_wt_2022May chromosome 6, idZeuCucr1.2, whole genome shotgun sequence and includes:
- the LOC105216900 gene encoding uncharacterized protein LOC105216900 isoform X1 → MFGSKLRSWMENHIGRPRKKGAKNKTTNSSTVSAATAAGCSHEAYQHYGGNNKKISSSNSSSIFTLHHARSNGASSTSPSITANNSSASAAPTMTTVMVSPGTMSSFGANHHNGGGGGGGCGSGCGSVIASPVRRREVSPIQGHTQSRYGWQSPDQETITSPKSDNFLYAPQHRVRSQSHHTNHHHHQQQQHPPQLQQPPYTVPNSKDNSSDDRSLQARSFTQSYNHHIPQQQQQHQHSQLSQNTIPQQQQPHPADCSSSSISSLSWSTGSKEPSMNSSSNPNNNTSHNNSNNNSTFSKPLPAPEQPNNSINDLQHFEEEDPNTVHYEEIRTILRHPEHCSSSYNSNNPFLIHERPKSEQLTSFTAARSLYADRRSQDDASTRYGRLLPYKIQSCSNSNDSLNANGSMTYVKSGSAEYILQQYQTSANGYMCSTAAEFSSSHQSGNVNSPATMHCQRARLRGGRFANGHVLNGAQQGASVAGVPLHSLSSPESAYSTGYSTDGTSPGAIYTPPEYYINMRTGTHYFPKSVNSLAIEAQRYKFGLNKIEEMSPIDPMPKTSFANASSLYKRADSYDMGQGCSNNNGMHHEPFIPLDAPHAIQPPDSVGRHSPLPLRNTIVLPTLKGFESPSPRQRCRIRTNPWYLTTEANAPAAGDVSVQNVLAFLPPPPPTQPPPTAMSTTSDTSTISSSAHSTRLPEAVGTPLRQQKQGKMMTSGSAGGGRREHDAASTSSSGKRSSNATTDGRRGVQHIQQTSDMNNVGKLTAGYESTESSSSLTEVENMQRNYTPNTVRRKRAEQLQMKVGQPLSAVLAGVCVINGERVGNNREPILSDDDATLNEMMGKFDESYVYEKETDILSSDSDQTDCPSDLDTGQDAGDECDTDELLDIDFIDTSSIQEVSERRDSDCNLGSCYYYNQSPKSVHQQGGKRASVRSRRSSRSLKNTQEETNTVVAAGSSSQRRRKRFLKTRKKSAENRNEQPNSPHKTRKSRSVGGTPVCVRRQRHITAKNRIYETSPLTNRSSSLVFTEVRDTKRFMTIAESERALLKADLEADVKYRQLIQEAESLLVSMKNSMQSIPRDTPVSSPRRVNPLANKRVEMLKNCETETRREQLKQAQQRSLDAIHLEKQQKQQQQDLAAAINRRIDLLRHAPASAPNSPRFSRYSPRKTHITNFINQNVPPEIPPRKAVDATKPPQSPQLQLNGRRMPPSPTSTSIQERRFRSQSPVSRHKSGAYLQRIQNIDSDSDSEFQSKAYDDNQLSNDYGAQTTQVHAATAVDAVNHNYLPEFERLSRYDEADLSNHNVTSLEGKSASSAAKRQARIMQACPQSEPLKRKVYSGSSTFERIKKSFDLEAEIPKQAMLAKIHNLRRRERQRSNPRLNTHTSSQDLQQSVGEYSNGDNTVDVNKKQMILSTIADLKRSLESQSVELNGLNED
- the LOC105216900 gene encoding uncharacterized protein LOC105216900 isoform X2; the encoded protein is MFGSKLRSWMENHIGRPRKKGAKNKTTNSSTVSAATAAGCSHEAYQHYGGNNKKISSSNSSSIFTLHHARSNGASSTSPSITANNSSASAAPTMTTVMVSPGTMSSFGANHHNGGGGGGGCGSGCGSVIASPVRRREVSPIQGHTQSRYGWQSPDQETITSPKSDNFLYAPQHRVRSQSHHTNHHHHQQQQHPPQLQQPPYTVPNSKDNSSDDRSLQARSFTQSYNHHIPQQQQQHQHSQLSQNTIPQQQQPHPADCSSSSISSLSWSTGSKEPSMNSSSNPNNNTSHNNSNNNSTFSKPLPAPEQPNNSINDLQHFEEEDPNTVHYEEIRTILRHPEHCSSSYNSNNPFLIHERPKSEQLTSFTAARSLYADRRSQDDASTRYGRLLPYKIQSCSNSNDSLNANGSMTYVKSGSAEYILQQYQTSANGYMCSTAAEFSSSHQSGNVNSPATMHCQRARLRGGRFANGHVLNGAQQGASVAGVPLHSLSSPESAYSTGYSTDGTSPGAIYTPPEYYINMRTGTHYFPKSVNSLAIEAQRYKFGLNKIEEMSPIDPMPKTSFANASSLYKRADSYDMGQGCSNNNGMHHEPFIPLDAPHAIQPPDSVGRHSPLPLRNTIVLPTLKGFESPSPRQRCRIRTNPWYLTTEANAPAAGDVSVQNVLAFLPPPPPTQPPPTAMSTTSDTSTISSSAHSTRLPEAVGTPLRQQKQGKMMTSGSAGGGRREHDAASTSSSGKRSSNATTDGRRGVQHIQQTSDMNNVGKLTAGYESTESSSSLTEVENMQRNYTPNTVRRKRAEQLQMKVGQPLSAVLAGVCVINGERVGNNREPILSDDDATLNEMMGKFDESYVYEKETDILSDSDQTDCPSDLDTGQDAGDECDTDELLDIDFIDTSSIQEVSERRDSDCNLGSCYYYNQSPKSVHQQGGKRASVRSRRSSRSLKNTQEETNTVVAAGSSSQRRRKRFLKTRKKSAENRNEQPNSPHKTRKSRSVGGTPVCVRRQRHITAKNRIYETSPLTNRSSSLVFTEVRDTKRFMTIAESERALLKADLEADVKYRQLIQEAESLLVSMKNSMQSIPRDTPVSSPRRVNPLANKRVEMLKNCETETRREQLKQAQQRSLDAIHLEKQQKQQQQDLAAAINRRIDLLRHAPASAPNSPRFSRYSPRKTHITNFINQNVPPEIPPRKAVDATKPPQSPQLQLNGRRMPPSPTSTSIQERRFRSQSPVSRHKSGAYLQRIQNIDSDSDSEFQSKAYDDNQLSNDYGAQTTQVHAATAVDAVNHNYLPEFERLSRYDEADLSNHNVTSLEGKSASSAAKRQARIMQACPQSEPLKRKVYSGSSTFERIKKSFDLEAEIPKQAMLAKIHNLRRRERQRSNPRLNTHTSSQDLQQSVGEYSNGDNTVDVNKKQMILSTIADLKRSLESQSVELNGLNED